The Anoxybacillus amylolyticus DNA segment TTTCGCTTGGGTTGTTTATTGCTGCGTTCGGCTTTATGTATCATAATCAAAAGGCTTGGGGCTTACCAGTTGGCATCATTGGTCTATTGATTACGCTTGGTTCGATGTTCTTGCGTTCCGTCATCGATGATCATGGCTTCCATATCCATAAAGAAGAAGTGCTTGAGGCAGAAAAGGGGGTTAAGGCATAATGCACGTTGAAGAAAAATTGACAGCAGAAACGTTTCCTGCGTCACCCGAAAAAGCCACCCTCGAAGGGAAAAATAAATTTTTAGGTTTTTGGTTATTCTTAGGGGGAGAGACGGTTCTCTTCGCCTCCCTCTTCGCTACGTATTTAGCGTTGCGAGATAAAACAGCTGGTGGTCCACCGGCGCACGAGTTGTTCCGTATGCCACTCGTTTTTGTGGCAACGATGCTTCTTTTAACGAGCAGTTTAACGAGTGTGTACGCGATTTATCACATGAAAAACTTTGATTTTAAAAAAATGCAGCTTTGGTTTGGCATTACGGTGCTTCTAGGTGCAGGCTTTTTAGGGCTTGAGATTTTCGAGTTCAATGAGTACGTTCACGAAGGCCATGTATTTACGAAAAGTGCATTTGCCTCTTCGTTCTATACGCTAGTTGGTACGCACGGTGGTCACGTCGCGTTCGGCTTGCTTTGGATTTTAACACTTATGATTCGCAACGCGAAACGAGGCTTAAACTTATACAACGCACCGAAGTTTTACGTCGCCAGCTTATATTGGCACTTTATTGACGTTGTATGGGTGTTCATCTTTACGGTTGTATATTTAATGGGAATGGTGGGGTGATTGTATGGCGAATCAAATGAATACAGGAAACCCGCATGTTGATTTAGCGTACCGTCGCAAAAAAAATGCGGAAGAAATGAAACACCAAGTCATTTCATTTGTACTAATGATTGCATTGACGCTTATTGCGTTTTTTGCCGTCGGGTATAACGAGTTTTCACATTGGTTTTCTGTTCCATTCATTTTGCTTCTTGCCGTTGTGCAAGTAGCGTTTCAGCTGTATTACTTCATGCATATGAGCCATAAAGGTCATGAACTTCCATCGCTTTTCATTTATGGTGGTGTGCTCGTTGCGTTTGTTACAGTTTGGGCGTTTATGACGGTTGTTTGGTGGTAATAAAAAAGGAAATCAGCGGGTGCTGATTTCCTTTTTCACATCGTTTTGTCTGTAGTATAATAAAAAAGGAGGTGAAAAGGATGTTTGCATCATTGCAAATGTTCGGGTTTATGGCGTTATGGAGCCCGTTTTTCTTCATTTTTTTATTGCTTATCGGTGCAGTTTATGCACTTTCGGTTGGACCATGGAAAGGAAAATGGACGACGGAAAATTGCCCATCCCGAAAACAAAAAACGTATTTTTATACGGGACTCGTCTTGCTTTACGTCATCAAAGGATCACCAATTGATTTGCTTGGTCACTTAATGTTTAGTGTGCATATGACGCAAATGGCGATTTTATATTTAATTGTTCCGCAATGTTTTATTTTAGGAATTCCAAATTGGATGTACGAGAAACTATTTCGTGTGGGTGCGATCAAGCGAGTGTATGCTTTTTTGACAAAACCGCTTATTGCTCTTTTGTTATTCAATGGGCTGTTTTCATTTTACCACGTTCCGCTTATTTTCGATGTGATTAAAACGAATATGCTTTATCATGCGTCGGTTACGACCATTCTTTTTATCGCTGCATGGTGTATGTGGTGGCCAGTTATCAATAAGTTGCCAGAGTGGCAAACCTTGTCTGGAATTAAAAAAGTTGGGTACATTTTTGCCAATGGTGTGTTGTTAACACCAGCATGTGCGCTTATTATTTTTGCAGATACACCGCTTTATCGAACGTTTTCTGATCCGAGCGCTTGGTTGAATGCGCTTCAGTTATGCGTGCCTAGCGGGACATTAGCTTCGTTGCATTTAACTGGACCACAAATGTTTTTATCGATGTCGTTGTTGAACGATCAGCAGCTCGGTGGTGTGTTAATGAAAATTATTCAAGAAATTGTGTATGGAACGATGTTGTTTTTTATTTTTATTGATTGGTATCAAAAAGAGAGAGAGAAGGAGCCGCAGGAAACAGCTGTATCACCGCATCCTTCTGAATCATAATAAATAAAAGTGAGGACGAAGAGATGGAATATTCATTGCCAATTCTTCCAACAATCAGTACAAGTTGCATTGTCATTAGTGCTGTACTTGTTGCGTACGGCTGGTCGCTCATTCGAAAACGAAACATAGAGGCGCATAAAAAGGTGATGTTATGGGCGGCCGCTTTTGCTTTATTGTTCTTTCTTATTTATTTGTCTCGGACTGTATTTGTCGGAAATACGAGCTTTGGTGGTCCAGACGATGTAAAAATATATTATACGATCTTTTTAGTGTTTCATATCGTCTTAGCGACGGTTGGAGCGGTATTTGGGGTTGTGACGCTACTTACTGCTTTTAAACAAAATTTTATGAAGCATAAAAAACTTGGACCGATTACGAGCGTCGTTTGGTTTTTCACGGCTGCAACTGGTGTTGTCGTTTATTTACTGTTGTATGTGTTTTATCATGGCGGTGAAACGACATCGATGATTAAGGCGATTTTAGGTTTTTAAAACCCGACAATGTTGTCGGGTTTTTCCATAGGCCAGAAAGAACGGAATGGTTGTGGAGAAACTATAATGGAGGTGGGGGGGGTTTCATGCGGCGATATGATGCGGCGTGTGCGACAGTAGCGACGGTTGTGATGATGTGTTTAAAGGAACGGCTAGAAGTTGTGAGCGAAGAATCGACGGTAGATGTGCAATTTCGTGGGCTTGACCGTTGCACGGTGACGATAGCGCTCGTGATGAAGAGCAGTGCTCCAGTTGTTTCCGTATGCAAAGAGGTACAAAAAGAAATCGTAGAGGAAATACGAATACTAACCCCGTTTATCGTCGAGCATGTCCACCTCATTGTCAAAAAACTCATATTGGAAAAAACGAACGCATGAGAAAGCCTCATGCGTTCATTTTTGCTAGTCCTTCTTTTACTTGTGCTAAAAGGCTTTGGCATTGGCTGACTAACGAAGACGGGAAGCTTTCTCCTTCGCCATATTCGACTCCATGCGGATAATAGTGCTTTCCAAGAAGCGGCGTAAGCAACCTAATGACCGCATAGCGTGTATCGACTTCTCCTTCAATTGCATACCCCTGTACGCGAAGATAGTATACGTCGCCTTTCATTTCAAATTTTCGATCGTATGTAACTCGTTCGTAGTCCCATTGACCAGCGCGAACAAACCCCAAGCTTTTCATTAATTCATCTAAGCGGGACAATTCTGCCGTTTGATTTTCAATGCCCGTGTTTTCAAATTTCATGTCCAATTCCCTCCTAAATAAAAAAACGCTCCTTTATTAATAATATTATTAAAGCGTTCAACTTTCAATCAATTGTTGTCGGTGAAATAAAGGCTTAGAAAAAATTTTCCCTTGTTCGTCATTTTTTTATGTTTTTGGTGAAACTAAAGGGCGAAAGGAGGAGAGACCGATGAAAAAATGGTTATTGATGTGGATATGTGCATGGATGT contains these protein-coding regions:
- the ctaF gene encoding cytochrome c oxidase subunit IVB, with the protein product MANQMNTGNPHVDLAYRRKKNAEEMKHQVISFVLMIALTLIAFFAVGYNEFSHWFSVPFILLLAVVQVAFQLYYFMHMSHKGHELPSLFIYGGVLVAFVTVWAFMTVVWW
- a CDS encoding YugN family protein, giving the protein MKFENTGIENQTAELSRLDELMKSLGFVRAGQWDYERVTYDRKFEMKGDVYYLRVQGYAIEGEVDTRYAVIRLLTPLLGKHYYPHGVEYGEGESFPSSLVSQCQSLLAQVKEGLAKMNA
- the ctaG gene encoding cytochrome c oxidase assembly factor CtaG, whose protein sequence is MFASLQMFGFMALWSPFFFIFLLLIGAVYALSVGPWKGKWTTENCPSRKQKTYFYTGLVLLYVIKGSPIDLLGHLMFSVHMTQMAILYLIVPQCFILGIPNWMYEKLFRVGAIKRVYAFLTKPLIALLLFNGLFSFYHVPLIFDVIKTNMLYHASVTTILFIAAWCMWWPVINKLPEWQTLSGIKKVGYIFANGVLLTPACALIIFADTPLYRTFSDPSAWLNALQLCVPSGTLASLHLTGPQMFLSMSLLNDQQLGGVLMKIIQEIVYGTMLFFIFIDWYQKEREKEPQETAVSPHPSES
- the ctaE gene encoding cytochrome c oxidase subunit III produces the protein MHVEEKLTAETFPASPEKATLEGKNKFLGFWLFLGGETVLFASLFATYLALRDKTAGGPPAHELFRMPLVFVATMLLLTSSLTSVYAIYHMKNFDFKKMQLWFGITVLLGAGFLGLEIFEFNEYVHEGHVFTKSAFASSFYTLVGTHGGHVAFGLLWILTLMIRNAKRGLNLYNAPKFYVASLYWHFIDVVWVFIFTVVYLMGMVG
- a CDS encoding DUF420 domain-containing protein, coding for MEYSLPILPTISTSCIVISAVLVAYGWSLIRKRNIEAHKKVMLWAAAFALLFFLIYLSRTVFVGNTSFGGPDDVKIYYTIFLVFHIVLATVGAVFGVVTLLTAFKQNFMKHKKLGPITSVVWFFTAATGVVVYLLLYVFYHGGETTSMIKAILGF